The DNA segment AGATTGGGAGCAAGGGTGGAGACTAATTCTTACAGGACAAGGGTACGCTGCtgttaaaaaagatggaaaggtCAAGTGGTGCCCACTTAAATCCATCAAACCAGACCTCCAGAATAAAACTAACGAAAACTGTGAGTTTCTGTCCACAGGACCGGATCATCGGGCGCCCTCGTAATCCATACACCCCGGTGGCAAGTGAGGACGACAGGCCGACAAACACCTTGTCCGTGCCTGGGAATTCCACCCTGGCAGAAACCGGACAACGGCAACGCGACCGCCACGGAGGAGGGCTGCGGTGCTTTTGTACGATCCTGATCCTAGAACTTCTCACTGTGGGACAGGTAGAATCAAGCCACTCTCATCACCAGCCATTTAAATGGTCTCTTCTTCGATTTGAGAGTCAGCAAGTCATCGCAACTCAGATAACATCAGGTGCACCGAGCTTCAGTGCTTCTTTATGTCAACTAGTCCCGAGAGATCGGTGTTGGGAATACCTAGGGTTTTATATGTGTCCTGGTTCCAATCCCGGGAAGGGGTATTGTAACCTTCCCAACCACTACTATTGTGGCTACTGGGGATGTGAGACCATAGCCCCTGCTTGGATACCAGGTAGCGGTAGAGACAGATACCTAAAAGTTCAGTGGGGTCCATACGGATGCACCCCACCGCGAGGATGGCAAGGACGTGGGAAGTGTCAGTACCTCTTCTTGAATGTTACCAAACCCCATGAAGATAGTTGGTTGCTTGGGAAAGTTTGGGGAGTCAGATATACAGAACCAGGATCAGACAAAGGCGGCCTAATCCAGATAAAAAAGGAGGTTGTCCCAAACGATCCACCACCAGTGGATCCCAATCGAATAGTTGTCAAGGAAACAGCCCAGATTACCCCTAACCGAGACTACGTGACTAAAAAGGCCAACTACCAGGAAATAACAACAAGGAACTACATGACAACACGCATCACAACAACACACACCACAACGACACGCGCCCCGACAACACGCATCCCGACCACACGCACCACAACAACACATATTACAACACGCACTATAGCAACACATACCGCCAAAATCCCTTATGAAAGTTCTCTCTGGAAAATGATGCAAGCTAGCTACCGAGTCCTGAACAAAACTAATCCAAATCTTACAGAGCATTGCTGGCTGTGCTATGGGTTAAGACCACCCTTTTATGAGGCGGTGGGAGTGAGCGACACACCCATACGGCTAAATGGTACGAATCCAGCCCAGTGTACATGGGACGCAGAGAAACAAAGAATCACGCTAGCACAGGTGGTGGGAAGAGGCGTGTGTGTAGGCAAAGTCCCAGAGCATAAAAAACAACTGTGTGTTGATAAAACACAAGCCAATACCCCTGCAAAATGGTTAATACCTGCTAACAATACCAAGTGGGTTTGTTCTAGCTCGGGAGTTACACCCTGTTTATAAATGGAAAAATTTGATGACTTCTCAGAATACTGTATCCAGGTAACTATAATCCCCAAAATCTTTTACCATCCTGAAGACTTCGTCTACGACTCACTGATTACCCCAGAACACCATCTGTCAAAACGAGAACCCTTTACGGCACTAACAATAGCTACACTAATGATCATAGGGGGTGCGGGATTAGGCACGGGAATAGCATCCCTGGTGCAACAGAATAAAGAATTTAGTGCCTTGAGAATGGCAGTAGATGAAGACCTGACTAGAATTGAACAATCAATAAGTGCACTAGAACAATCAATTAGATCACTTTCTGAAGTagtgctgcagaattgaagaggaTTAGACCTGATGTTCTTACAGCAAGGGGGGGTGTGTGCTGCACTAAAGGAGGAATGTTGTGTGTATGCGGACCATACTGGAATAGTGAGGGATACCATGGCCAAATTGCGAGAGGGATTAGAAAAACGAAAAAGGGAACGAGAGGCACAACAAAATTGGTTCACATCATGGTTTAACCATTCTCCATGGCTGACCACTCTGGTATCTACCCTGATAGGGCCAATCACAATGATCGTGGTGGCACTGATCTTCGGACCGTGTATATTGAATAAGCTCGTGTCATTTGTTAAGAGCCGGCTAGAGCAGGTTAACATCATGATGGTAGAACGCCGACAACTTCTCTAAAAAACTTTAGTTCGAAGTTTCCCTTAACTGTCCCCGATTACGCCTTGTTACTTCCAatcacaaccccccccccctttctaaCTACCTCTTGCTTAGTGTGCCTTACATTTTCAAGTTTGTGATGTATATACTTTTTAGATTGTTTTCTACCTAAGATTATGATGTAGACATTCTTTTAAGATTGTTATATTTTAACTAATTTAAATATGCATAGGGAGGGGGAaaatgtaggtagttagggccaggcgaccggaagatatcgcgctgtacggaaagacaggacctctctcctgatagccaaatGGCACTTAGTTTGTGAGGTAAGCGGACGGACGTGACGTTGTAAACCTAAGCTATATAACGCCGTGTCATTCActaataaacgccatttgccgtctaccacattggtgtctgcaagctaatggaccgagcgacctaggggtggtcgccgtgccgttcctgaaccaggtcaccACACCTGGCAGAGGCGAcaatttaacaaaagccacctggttagttaatactagaggatccgccaatcgggctggccccgcccaaccaggagttccacatactgtagaaggggataaagtccctgtagtgcgcatgaggagtatgttaggaaagacagtctgggttagtcctccctcaagcagaggcaaacccattcaaggggttgtttttgctcaaggacctgggtacacctggtgggtgatgcagaaggagggggaggttcgatgtgtacctcagggagatttgattttgggagagaatagccggtgaattggactgtatgatatttaacttcTAAATAAcgtgccaatgcatgtcattgtatctacagtgtctatatgccatatcaagggtattattgtgagaattatccaaatgactacaggatggacttttgaaactgagccaagtacaacagtgatagaacttgaactggcacccagcaatttcctcaagatcaacatcttcgacctgcagaccaagggcatgagttgcaccaaatgtactagccacaagttccagaggcagcgtacaacaacccaacatctcacaccatctctctcttatcctgaagaactgttacaacagatagagccccaaaatcgatggacacattagagggatagcctataggctaaaggaacactgtgtgtgtgtgtgtgcgaggtcggggaaGATAAGGAAAGTaatagtggttgattgggaaaaaaaaaagtaagatctgggcatgatgtagatggtatagaataaggggtggataatgtcctgggttcagctgggatagagttaatttttacaggaacctgggaggtggggggcatagccggggcagctgacatgaactagccaaggagctattccataccatgtgccatcatgctcagtatataaatggggagcgggccggggggtggtctctgtttttggtgggggaagtggcggagcgtcgggtcccgggtggtgagcagttgcactgtgcatcactctttttgtatactttttcattagtgctgttgttgttgttgtaagctctttgtgtttgtcccagtaaactgcctttatctcaaccctcgaggttccggtttctttttcttttctctcctccgtctcctccccatcccaccggaggggggcggaggagtgagcgagcggctgcgtggtcctttgttaccggccgggctgaaaccacgacaggagaAAAATACCAATTTTGGATAAAACATTGCAGAGCAGATGTCTGAACACGTCCTCAACACTGAAGGTTAAAGGTGTACtgagttttcaaagaaatttctTACTGctgcagcttggtgggaaaaatGAACCATCCCTACTCCCAAAGCAGGGGCAGCAAGAGAAGATACCTGCATCTTGCTACAGGTAGATCTGCTGCTTTTTGAGGAACAGAGTGCAGAGCCTGCCAGATTATCACAAGTTCACTCCTACTGCCAGAAGGAGTTAAAAATAAACCTTGTCAAAAAGCACTCCAGCAGAGTAAAAGGTTTTTCCCTGGCTTACAAAACTGGAAGCAAAGAAGCAAAGTGTAGAGACAGCAGATTAAGGTGCTCTCCCTGGTGACAGCTCTGCTCATCGTTCCTGGATGCTGATCCCCATTGCTGGACATGTGCTGAGCTGCTGGTACAGCTGGAGCTCATGTTCTGCCACTGAGGGTGGCTTTCCAGAGTGAGCGGCTCTCCAAGCTTACTGGAGCTGTTTCTTAACTATACCCTTAGTTTATAAAGTGTACAAATATcttaaaagtaacccctttaaatTTTCTCCCTTCCTATTACTCAGAATAGTGAAAACATGTGCTTGgctttacatttcagaaaaaatgaagtaGTCGTAGGCTTTCTTGAGACCAAAGCTGACTTTGGTCTGCAGAGCGCTTTCTGTGCTTTTCCCATTTGTAGCTCTGCCttgagagctggatttccttgcTGTGTAAATGGGCCATCAGTGCTAATCTGAAAAGCACTGCCTTTGCCAGGCTGCTCTTAAGCCTGTGACTTACACTAATAatttcacagaaccacagaattgTTGGGGTTGGAAGGAATCTCTGGAtgtcatcttgtccaactccactgctcaagcaggatcacctagagcaggctgcccaggaccacatacagatggcttttgagtatctccaaggacagagactccacagcctctctgggcaacctgtgccagtgctcggccaccctcacagtaaaaaaaaaaaaaaaaagtgtttcttgacattcagacagaacctcctgtgttttggtttgtgcccattaccttttgtcctgtccctgggcaccactgaaaagagcctggctccatcttctttgcacagGTGTTTGTAcatattgatgagatcccccccaAGAGCCTTCCTTCCTCTAGCAGTGATGGCCATGAGGCTGACTGCATCCTCTTTCCTGGCATGTAAGTGGACTTGAATGTGCTTGATCTTCTTACTAATATCTTGATGAACTggaccaaaaccaaagcaatgctTAATTCTGTCATGTGGGAGAAAggccagaaaaaaagggaagaaaaagtccttctttctttttaggaTGGATTCAGGTCTGGTCAAGGAAGCCTGGGCCTGAAAGGTCTGAGAGGAGCCTTGAGTACGGCGATGCTATGCCAGAGGCTTTTGCCTCCCTGTCAGCTGTACGGCTCGGGGCTTGTGCTCTTTCTTTTAAATCGGATGTGTTTAGATTTGCAGAAACCCTTTTCTGCTGATCCACTTGCCCTCCTTGCAACACCTGCCTGTCTGCTCAGTGGCAGTTTGGGCACGCAATTAATGCAGGAGCGTGCCtgacacgtgtgtgtgtgtgagcaggcACCGACAGGGTACATGCCAACCCTCCACACCCCAGCTTATCACAGCCTCTGGCATTTTATCTCACGACACGCGTATCGCATGTGCGTTATCTTAATGGgattctgtttctctgaaactCTGAAGTGCTGTCAGGCAGTTATGTATACAAAGGGTAACAAGCTGTGCTCTCCCTGCTCAGCTGTGTTGGACATCGCAGCAGGAACGTGGTCAATCAGAAGCAAGGGTTTTGTCTCAGCTACTCTGCggagcagcagcagtgatggGTGGGAAACTGCTGCTTCCCTGTGCAGGCAGTGCCCCTTGGCAAAGCAAAGCTGTTCTGTTCCCTGGCCATGAAGGTACctttgagaaagaaattttgttacCCAACCAGGCATAAGTAAAAGAGAGGTATTTTGTTATTAGTCCTTCTGGTTACCAGGCTCCCTAAGAGGTCTCCTACTCCCTGGATTATATATGGAAGAGAGACTGATCTCTGCACTCTCGAGTGTGCTCTTACATGAGAGATTTCTGGAACTGCCCGTATTAGGGGGCTGAGAATGGATAAACTCTGGGTGAGGCATGAAGGTATATATTACTGTAACAATGCAGTAATGCAGAGCCACTTAGTTGGAAAGTCTCTACATTTGAAGttactttagaaaataatttccaaatagcCAAGAAGTTACAATACTGCTTGTTTTTGCTCTTGGCTTTCTAAATCCAAATACGTGTGCAAGCCGCAAGCTCTCTTCCTCTGAACTGACTGGCAGTATGGCTGTGGGCTCTAAGGACAAACTGACCACTAATTTTAGGAAATGAAAGAGttttatcttaaaaaacaaacgaacaaacccccctcgcccccccccaaacccaagcaacaacaccaccaccacccccaaacaaacaaacaaaaccaaaaaacccccaaacaacaacaacaaagagaagGAAGGTTACAAGAGTAAGGGTATCTGTTTCTGAAAGAGGAAATGTATGATGAAAGGCTGCAAGACAGTTCTCTTGGTTGCCCAAAAGAATTAAGACTGGCTGTAGATCTGCAAGGAAGGAGTtatagaaaaaacatttaaataaagaatttggTTCTCAGCCAGGGAAAGGCACTCAGGTTTTGGCACTGGTGCTTCTCATTTAGCAGTGACAGGCAGCATATTGTACTGTAGCTGTGAACAGCGGTAGGAAGCTAACCCGTGTGTGAGCTCGAGCTCCGTGAAGGGAGGAGTAAGGGAGAGCTGCAGGGCTTCCTTGTGCCCTTCCTGGCAGGTGGCTAATTTGGCTGTGGGGAATTAGCCTTCGTGGTGGCACTGGGCTCAGTGTGGCAGTAATTTCCTTCCTTGTAATGACAAGGACAGTCCCTCGATAAGTGCACATCCTGGAATTGCTCTTCTAGAGCAGTTTGCCTACCACGAACTTCACTTAGGGGCCACCTTTCTCTTGGGACACCCATGCTGccttgctttattttgcatttctggttTTTGCCTTCCCTCTTAGCTCCATTGTGTTCTTGTCCACTTTCACCCAGCCTCCCCTGTAATCTGAAACAATCCTGAGCAATATCAGGTAGAGGTAAGCTCTGAATCGTGTTTGGTGTGGGTATGATCCATCCCAGGTTTGGTCATTGGGGCCATTCTTGCCTGCTGGATCACCCGGAGATGAGCTGGGCAGTGGGCAGTGGGCCCTGGCAGGAACAGGCTAGCTCTTGCTCTTGGGTACCTTCCTTAACCATGGCCCCCAGAGACCTGAAAACCAGCCACATTGCACTGCTTGGCTCGTGGACAATGAAGCGCTACCACCATACCCTCACCAGATACCAGGGGAGATGTAGCTGCTGAATGTGTCCTCTCCTCCCTGTTCCCTTTGGCATCGCGTCTGGGAAAAGCTGACTTTCTCACTTGCCAAAGAAGGGATTTAAATTGATGACTGATGTGCATATTATTGCAGCAGCTCCCTTCCCCTGTTATGTTCCACTATTTATTCTCATAAGGGCAGGCTGAACCCAGTCAGCCCCAATAATAGAAATGTCAGAGGCTGCTGAGGATTTGCTGAGATAAATGCTTATTGGAATTTTAACATGGCAGGAAGCATCAATTTTTATAGTAATTTCCTTTGTGGAAGagcttgcttgttttcttcttattcATGTACGATTTTGTACCATCTGGGCTCCTTTATATAAAGAGTTTGAAATGTAGAATTTTtagaaaacatattaaaaaattatcaaTATTGCAACATGCCAATATTAGTTTGCTGAAGCTGAGCTCCAAGGAAGTGCCAGAGCTGCTGTCATGACggggggttttctgtttgtttttttaacttgtgagagtatttatttatttccagaagcAACAGCATAAATAATTACTgggattttcagaaaatatttaaggaaaacaagaaacatgtGACACTTCAGGCCTTTCAACCTTGATTATATATGTGAGAAAACTATTGTATTAAAATACTGTTGTAAGCTTGCAGCATTTGTTCTTCCCTTAGATGCCTATTGCAAGAGCGCCTCATGGCAAGGGAGGTGGTTTCTGggattattgttttatttattctttcctgtgttgtttttttcttttctttttttaagagacagaATCTGTTTAGAAATATAAATCCTAGTGTCACAGCTCCCTTGCAGCAAAGTAAAGCCAACCTGGCAGTTGTTTTTTTATCAGCTTACATGTTTGGAAAATGAGTACAGAAAGTTTTGATGGTAATTTGTGATGTTGGAGCAACTGGAGAAGCAGCCAAGAGCCAGAATATCTGCCAAGGCGGAAAAAAGCtgataaagatgaaagaaaactgaTCTCCCTAGACTGGTATGTACTAGTAAACTCGGCTTAAGGCCAAAGTCGGTACCAAAGTATCACACTTCAGGACTAAGCCCACGAGAGACATTTTTAGGATAGCTCTACCAGTTTTCACTGTGTTATTTTTAGGGTCCTTCTAACCCCAACGCAGAGGGGCTCAGAAGTTCCTTGTGTAGCTAAACGTGCCAGACAAGGCCAATGGAGCACTGTCGCTTTTCATCCTCTTTCCGAAGGACaactttggggttgtttttcttgGTCAGGCTGCTTTGTGGATAACTTTAGTGAACAGGAACAGCCTCACCCCTTGGTAGAAGATTTCCAGGGAAatcttggaaatttttttcttctctgtgtgattttctttttgtttttttaaagcatttggacATAGCTGTGGAAATGATCATGTTAAACAGCTGGGGCACAGACCTATGGCATATGCTGTGTAATGCGGTGTGTGCAACCAGTTGTGAAACTTTTGTGGAGACTTCTCAATACCTGTGAGcaccaaagaaaaacagtatcGGCTTTTAATCTTTCTGATATATGCTaaatctcctgctgctgctctccttttATTGCATGGTTTCGCTCAGGGTCTGTGGTGTCCCTGATATATGGTTAGTTGATGGTGGCAGCATCTTCATATTCCCTTGCTTGTCTTTGCAATGAATCCTGGGGGCCTGAGCAGTCATCCATTTCCAGTGATCACAAGCATTTCAGTGTCATCCTTCTTCCATCAAGATAACGGTCTCGTTCCCCCCATGGGATGATTCTTTGCTGACGTGCTGGCAGCAGCATTTTAACTGCCAAGGGACGTACGTCCTCCCCTAAGCTTGTGCTGGGCTGATGCATCCTGACGACTGATGGCGGGGCTCTGAAGTTGCTGCCCTGTTTGCAGAGGTTGCTGCCTGCCTTGCCTTTGTCCATGGAAGGAGAGCAAACCCTCaggagcttgctgctgctgcctgaccctgctgTGGAGTGCCTGTCTCAAACCTCTGGCCTGCTGTGCTGTCATTGGCATCCTCAGGGTCTCCACCACCATCAGCATGAACCTCGTCCCCATTACCTTTCTTGTGATTGAGCCCAGCATGACCACTGAGGGCTTCTCAGCATTTGTGCCACAGTCCTGCACGGTAAATGAGGCTAATTTGTTTTGCACTTTGCTGCCTAGCTCAAGTGCTGTCTTGGATGTGAAGGTTAAGTTCTGTTACCAAAGGACTGATTTTTCATGGGCTTACCGGGAAGACATACTAATCATTTGGTTGAGGATTTTTCTGCACATCTCTCCACACAAGCACACCTTAATCAAGTACTCACTTGAATATAAGAAGTGCCTTCATTAAGAGAGCTGGTATTTCAGAGATGCCCTTTGCTTAATTCCAGTTGTCTGCTTAATTAGACATTTGAGAGTGCCGTTAATTGATTGATGAACAATTAAAACAGCTCCAGCTTCTCTCCTGACTAAGATGCATTCAGCAGCTAACCCTTCTTGTCTTACCCTCTGGGAATTCGCTCTGCAGTTGGTTAGCTGTTACCTTGCCTGTTTTGGTCTGTAGCTCTAGAAACACACAACACAAACACATTAGAAGTGCCTCTAAATAAACACACATTAATGTTCTGGGCTTGTCATGCACTCAGAGCCACAGTTACACCCTGGGAAAAGAAAGCTGGAATGGGAAAAAGTAAAAGCTGTAGAAGTCAGGGTTTTTCTTCCCTCGGATTTTGCATTTGCAGTTCCACATTATATTTTATAATTAGACTGAGGGTCATGGGGTGTTGTGACACTCATGCCAACTATAAATTGCCCTttatcaaaacaagaaaaaaaataaaccttgagTGAGCATGTATTTATTAACTCTGGTTCAGGCTATCGGTGACCATCAGCCTCACCCTGGTTTCTGTTGCTGGGTGTATTTTAATAACCCTTTTTGTTTAATACTTAGAATCCCTGAGGGATTTGGCAAGTTGGAGACAGTTAACATGAAGAGGTGGCATTAAAAGGAATGTCTCGGAGGGGAGCTCGCACAAAGTGTGTGTAGCCTAGTCTTGGTCCTGCCTTGGGAGCAGCACAAGTGTGCGGCAGGGAGTGCAAGGGGCCAGCGATGGCTGCAGCGGATGCCAGCATGTGCGGGCAGGTTGTGGCTGGCTGCCCTGGGAGGAGCATGTGCAAAGGGATCTAGGTACCCcaggcaaaacaagaaaaaaactcaaTTAAAATTAAGATTAGATAACAGAGAGAGCAGCTGCTCTGAAGTGTGCTCTTCATAACAGCCTTGGGGgcatttattctttccttctcccacacagcttTATAACAGAGCCCTTTGCtgtgatatagagaacgaactactaattgctcaatgattgtctctctataactttacatatgagacaaagactggtgtttgtaagaaggaaccatgaacaatcccAAAATCTTGTccagaagacacaagtagaggccttgcttgaatagatagggctagcaaagatacgaactcctgcctttgttctcgtaaccatatgattcttgtaacgctgcttaccaaggactggtgtctgtcagggattaagcttgtcagggaccggtactcgtcaaggacggatgcgtcaaccaaggaagtgataataagaactgaaatataggtctaagataaggtgtatgagaagcaaccataaaactgttataattgcctagtaagaagagagcatgcgtgaatgaccaaagttcatctaaaggacagaagaggaagaagaagatagaacccctgaagaagtaaacgaccaccagagacaaatctgagcatgcgcaatgatgacatatacattttagaattgctaaCACAAGCccttttaattactccgcctcacttatgcatatgtatggttttgtattgaataaccttatgaatatgtatatttacattgtataaatttctggtagattgtgcaacggtgtgcacgataggtggagcgatcccccgtgcaaccagcgctgtcaataaagaatacctacttaatagttaatcaaactattgagttaatttctttgaatcaatctggcaccccagatgggaccctctctgctcggctgcaggacccgctgagaacaggactccctagggtacccccgggattctcccggagggactcctcgcctcactcggatcactgcgggagcagacaaggacaccatctaaaggatCAAAGGTATTCTTTACGTCTTTGGGTTTGCGACcggtcatttggaaaagctatccataagtcataagattaaCTTATACAGGATGGCAtatgccaggtagctgatgctcttggtatacatttggttttggtttgatacgtgtctggacacttttgtttcagtatactctgtatgctgttgtgcactttgtgtgcttttggtttggtgcccatacatgtactttggttttttgatttgaatttgtttcggaccttttggctaactgaatgtggtaaacgatcattggaatcggattacggagaccgttgtgagttctgagttaaaactgtgtcgaaacggtgaattgaatgaatgagtgagtgagaagcagctgcagagtgtgtgtgtgaaattccAATCCGCAGTTTCACTCCGTAGGAGGTAGGGCCGGAGACgaatgaggtgtgactgactctctgatgatttgggagacgaacgtgtatattattatagttataagtttgagctTGATTATTTTGATTACCTTGttcttgtggtggtggtgttgtaagaaattccctgtttggtgtattatataaatgtgggtatatgaatggtgtcttctgcatccGGGAAACGAGTGTAGACCtatatatatcctagagtgtgtgtggtgtaaacaaa comes from the Accipiter gentilis chromosome 6, bAccGen1.1, whole genome shotgun sequence genome and includes:
- the LOC126039283 gene encoding uncharacterized protein LOC126039283, with amino-acid sequence MERSSGAHLNPSNQTSRIKLTKTVSFCPQDRIIGRPRNPYTPVASEDDRPTNTLSVPGNSTLAETGQRQRDRHGGGLRCFCTILILELLTVGQVESSHSHHQPFKWSLLRFESQQVIATQITSVSICHIKGIIVRIIQMTTGWTFETEPSTTVIELELAPSNFLKINIFDLQTKGMSCTKCTSHKFQRQRTTTQHLTPSLSYPEELLQQIEPQNRWTH